A DNA window from Trichomycterus rosablanca isolate fTriRos1 chromosome 11, fTriRos1.hap1, whole genome shotgun sequence contains the following coding sequences:
- the eea1 gene encoding early endosome antigen 1: MFRRILQMTPGKGGSQASETDQPSADMNNETSEGFICPQCMKSHNSAEELFKHYEVYHESQDQSSHLSSSRDDLAFLRQEVQDLQASLKEERWFSGELKKELDKVQGQLKQGPENERQAGLEESELEMKLNEAETEKFHIKQMKDLFEQKAAQLATEIVDIKSRYDEEKSLREVAEQKLASLQQDLQRERQDKENLSTELMQRPGLEDVEVLKKELVQVQTLMDKMTREREEESERLKKQYEQLQANFTTSEKTIAQLRAELDKGPQEAAVYTQQIHQLQSNLNNLQQQNQMFSEKLSRQEKENQELEERLGKELASKKTLQASLHQKELELQESQARVSTGEASLNRIQTELAERGEEAARLKKELAELENGHHELKAERKQLQQQREDKESQGLQQQSEISQLHAKLLEAERQLGEVQGRLKEQRQLSGEKLKDREQQVAELQLKLSRLEEQLKENTTKSTDLQHQLDKSKQQHQELQALHQSTNNKLREAQNDLEQVLRQIGDKDQKIQNLEALLQKSKASLSQLEAERQDLCAKIQAGEGETALLNQLQEKNHTLQEQITQLTDKLKNQSESHKQAQENLHEQLQEQKSQQRSAQDRCQALESNVTDLTAHITQSKERVAQLDTQLKAKTELLISAEAAKSAQRADLESHLETAQNALQDKQQEVSKVQAQLEEQCCRLQEKQDQCSQLESNLKESREKLVAAEQKNETLEHQAKKAEAELTELRLAKEQAQKAQQKHLQQISEQEKKSKELSRLLDTEKQGAASLQEELQKNIVALGDTRKQLEKGTQEHSELKTKLEDLAEEGRVQRADLEKKLQVISAEQQKTQQERDTQGKELMKVKEALSKASTALKERQSQLETEKKSSAAALEEKMKAHQKAQQELQKSAEATSTELGKAKSQLEKMAEVEKGLQTQVQELNGQQKKSQDALKEKEKDMQQLQVQLKTSQGSFNQEVKKLQGQVGELQTAQTKKVEELTKLKEQMAKLSEELSSEKSRSSELQNMCDGTKESLAKLQSDCYGKESELSALRQDLKLHEEKLALAQEDLVASNNQLNSYDAQIQELKASLATRGKDLSKRDEKLKQQEEALRELQKQQGLTQEELKKERARVEELKEAQSEGEKTRNRLSVELKAMADKTEKELKELQAAKQHLLQQKVDLQGRIEATQAALEQEKKEHQSTRDSIKQIQQQHKAETDRLNKQMALEVKAKEEAGKRREEAEAKFSVQVLALNENVATLKREWQGSQRRVGELEKQTDELRGEIAVLEATVQNNQDERRALLERCVKGEGEIEKLQAKVVELRRKLDDTTAAMQELGRENQSLQIKQSQSLTRKWAEDNEVQNCMACGKGFSVTIRKHHCRHCGNIFCAECSSKNALTPSSKKPVRVCEICFEELQG; encoded by the exons atGTTCAGACGGATATTACAAATG ACTCCTGGAAAAGGAGGCTCCCAGGCAAGTGAGACTGATCAGCCCTCTGCAGATATGAACAATGAAACCTCAGAG GGCTTTATCTGTCCACAGTGTATGAAGTCTCATAACTCTGCTGAGGAGCTTTTCAAGCATTATGAAGTTTATCATGAGTCTCAGGACCAGTCCTCCCATCTCAGCTCAAGCAG GGATGACCTGGCTTTTTTGCGACAGGAAGTTCAAGATTTACAGGCATCACTAAAG GAAGAACGATGGTTTTCAGGGGAGCTAAAAAAAGAACTAGACAAAGTACAAGGACAACTGAAGCAA GGACCGGAGAATGAAAGACAGGCAGGCTTAGAAGAATCAG AACTTGAGATGAAGCTCAATGAGGCTGAGACCGAGAAGTTCCACATCAAACAGATGAAAGACCTCTTTGAACAGAAGGCTGCCCAGCTGGCCACTGAGATTGTGG ATATCAAGTCACGTTATGATGAAGAGAAGAGCCTGAGAGAGGTGGCGGAGCAGAAATTGGCCAGCCTGCAACAGGAcctgcagagagagagacaggacaAAGAGAATCTGTCAACTGAACTG ATGCAGAGGCCAGGACTAGAGGATGTGGAAGTATTGAAGAAGGAGCTGGTGCAGGTGCAGACGCTGATGGACAAAATGACCCGTGAAAGGGAGGAGGAATCTGAGAGACTCAAAAAACAGTATGAACAACTTCAGGCTAACTTCACTACCTCTGAG AAAACTATCGCCCAGTTGAGGGCTGAACTGGATAAAGGTCCGCAGGAAGCTGCTGTGTACACCCAACAAATCCACCAACTACAGAGCAATTTAAACAACCTCCAGCAGCAAAACCAG ATGTTTTCAGAAAAATTGTCACGACAAGAAAAGGAAAACCAGGAACTAGAGGAGCGCCTGGGCAAGGAGCTGGCGTCTAAAAAGACCCTGCAGGCCAGCCTTCACCAAAAAGAGCTGGAGCTACAAGAGAGCCAAGCACGCGTATCAACGGGGGAGGCTTCTCTCAATCGGATTCAGACTGAATTAGCCGAGCGTGGGGAGGAGGCAGCACGTCTCAAGAAGGAGCTGGCTGAGCTTGAGAACGGCCATCACGAGCTGAAGGCTGAGCGCAAGCAACTTCAGCAGCAAAGGGAGGATAAAGAGAGCCAGGGCCTGCAGCAGCAGAGTGAGATCAGCCAG TTGCACGCAAAGCTGCTGGAGGCTGAGCGGCAGCTGGGTGAGGTGCAGGGCCGGCTGAAGGAGCAAAGACAGCTCTCTGGAGAGAAACTTAAAGACCGTGAGCAGCAGGTTGCTGAATTGCAGCTCAAACTTTCTCGTTTGGAGGAACAG CTCAAGGAGAACACTACCAAGTCCACTGACCTTCAGCACCAGCTGGACAAATCCAAACAGCAGCACCAAGAGCTGCAAGCTCTTCATCAGAGCACCAACAACAAGCTACGAGAAGCACAG AATGACTTGGAGCAAGTGCTACGTCAGATCGGTGACAAGGACCAGAAGATCCAGAACCTGGAGGCCCTGCTGCAGAAGAGTAAGGCCAGCCTAAGCCAGCTGGAGGCTGAAAGACAAGATCTGTGTGCCAAAATCCAGGCAGGAGAGGGTGAAACTGCCTTGCTCAACCAGCTTCAGGAAAAGAACCACACACTGCAGGAGCAG ATAACCCAGCTGACAGACAAGCTAAAGAACCAGTCAGAGAGCCACAAGCAGGCTCAGGAAAACCTTCATGAGCAGCTGCAGGAGCAGAAAAGCCAGCAACGCTCAGCACAGGATCGCTGCCAGGCCTTAGAAAGCAATGTGACAGATCTCACTGCCCATATCACTCAGAGCAAAGAGAGAGTGGCTCAGCTTGACACCCAG CTTAAGGCTAAGACAGAGTTGCTGATTTCTGCCGAAGCAGCAAAATCTGCCCAACGAGCAGACCTTGAGAGCCATCTAGAAACTGCCCAGAATGCCCTGCAGGATAAACAGCAG GAGGTGAGCAAGGTCCAGGCTCAGCTGGAGGAGCAGTGTTGCCGACTGCAGGAGAAGCAGGATCAGTGCTCCCAGCTTGAGTCCAATCTGAAAGAGAGCAGAGAGAAACTGGTGGCTGCTGAGCAGAAGAACGAAACACTGGAGCACCAGGCCAAG AAAGCAGAGGCTGAGCTGACAGAACTACGCTTAGCAAAGGAGCAGGCTCAGAAGGCACAGCAGAAACACCTGCAGCAAATCAGTGAGCAGGAGAAGAAGAGTAAAGAGCTCAGTCGGCTGCTGGACACTGAAAAACAGGG aGCTGCTTCCCTGCAGGAGGAACTGCAAAAGAACATTGTGGCTTTGGGTGACACACGGAAACAGCTGGAGAAAGGGACCCAGGAACACAGTGAGCTTAAAACCAAACTGGAGGATCTCGCAGAGGAAGGACGGGTGCAAAGGGCCGACCTGGAGAAGAAACTCCAGGTGATCAGTGCGGAGCAGCAGAAGACCCAGCAAGAGAGAGATACCCAGGGTAAAGAGCTGATGAAGGTGAAGGAGGCTCTGAGCAAGGCCTCCACAGCCCTGAAAGAGAGACAGAGCCAGTTGGAGACAGAGAAGAAAAGCAGTGCTGCTGCTCTGGAGGAGAAG ATGAAAGCTCACCAGAAAGCCCAACAGGAGCTGCAGAAGAGTGCAGAAGCTACATCTACAGAATTAGGCAAAGCCAAATCTCAACTGGAAAAAATGGCAGAG GTGGAGAAGGGACTCCAGACACAGGTTCAGGAGCTGAATGGCCAGCAGAAAAAATCTCAGGATGCACTGAAAGAGAAGGAGAAAGACATGCAGCAGCTGCAGGTACAGCTGAAAACATCCCAGGGCTCTTTCAACCAGGAAGTGAAAAAACTACAGGGTCAGGTGGGAGAACTGCAGACCGCCCAAACGAAAAAG GTGGAGGAGTTGACCAAGCTTAAGGAGCAGATGGCTAAGCTTTCTGAAGAGCTGAGTTCAGAGAAAAGCCGCAGCTCAGAGCTGCAAAATATGTGTGATGGCACCAAGGAGAGCCTGGCCAAACTCCAGTCTGACTGCTATGGCAAGGAGTCTGAGCTCTCAGCCCTTCGCCAGGACCtcaag CTCCATGAAGAGAAACTTGCTCTGGCTCAGGAGGACCTGGTGGCCAGTAACAACCAGCTAAACAGTTATGATGCGCAGATCCAGGAATTGAAGGCAAGCCTTGCAACAAGAGGGAAAGACCTGAGTAAACGGGACGAGAAGCTCAAACAGCAGGAGGAGGCTCTCCGAGAACTGCAGAAACAACAG GGGTTGACACAGGAGGAGCTGAAGAAGGAGCGTGCTCGGGTGGAAGAACTTAAGGAGGCTCAGAGTGAAGGAGAGAAGACGCGGAACAGGCTGAGTGTTGAACTTAAAGCTATGGCAGATAAAACTGAGAAG GAGCTAAAGGAACTGCAGGCAGCAAAGCAGCACTTGCTTCAGCAGAAAGTGGATCTGCAGGGGCGGATTGAGGCAACCCAGGCAGCCCTAGAGCAGGAGAAGAAAGAGCACCAGAGCACCCGCGACTCCATCAAACAGATCCAACAGCAGCACAAAGCAGAGACAGACCGACTCAACAAACAAATG GCGTTGGAGGTAAAAGCTAAAGAGGAGGCAGGGAAGCGCCGAGAGGAGGCTGAGGCGAAGTTCTCGGTGCAGGTTTTGGCCCTCAACGAGAACGTTGCAACTCTAAAGCGGGAGTGGCAGGGCAGCCAGCGACGTGTGGGTGAGCTGGAGAAACAGACAGACGAACTACGTGGAGAGATTGCCGTACTCGAAGCCACCGTCCAGAACAACCAAGACGAGAGACGTGCACTGCTTGAGAG GTGTGTGAAGGGCGAAGGGGAGATTGAGAAGTTGCAGGCTAAAGTGGTGGAGTTGAGAAGGAAACTGGACGACACTACAGCAGCCATGCAGGAGCTCGGTCGAGAGAACCAGTCACTACAG ATAAAGCAATCTCAGTCACTCACAAGAAAGTGGGCAGAGGACAATGAGGTGCAGAACTGCATGGCCTGCGGAAAAGGCTTCTCTGTAACCATCCGGAAG CACCACTGTCGTCACTGCGGGAACATCTTCTGTGCCGAGTGCTCATCCAAGAATGCCCTGACACCATCCTCTAAGAAGCCTGTACGAGTGTGTGAGATCTGCTTTGAGGAGCTGCAGGGTTAA
- the nudt4a gene encoding nudix (nucleoside diphosphate linked moiety X)-type motif 4a isoform X2 produces MENLSSLDYVMKFKPNQTRTYDCEGFKKRAACLCFKNDREDEVLLVSSSRHPDQWIVPGGGMEPEEEPCGAAVREVYEEAGVRGTLGRLLGVFENQNSKHRTYVYVLTVTETLEDWEDSVNIGRKRKWFKIDEAIRVLQCHKPVHAEYLRRLTPHCCSTNGNSQEPTSPDDNAVLHQSTSHDCTLPR; encoded by the exons ATGGAGAATCTTAGCAGTCTGGACTACGTGATGAAGTTTAAACCGAATCAGACCAGGACGTACGACTGTGAGGGCTTCAAAAAACGAGCCGCATGTCTGTGTTTCAAGAACGATCGGGAAGACGAG GTGCTGCTTGTGAGCAGCAGTCGGCATCCAGATCAGTGGATCGTTCCAGGAGGTGGGATGGAGCCGGAGGAAGAACCGTGTGGAGCAGCTGTGAGAGAGGTCTATGAAGAG GCTGGTGTAAGAGGCACCCTTGGCAGATTACTAGGAGTTTTTGAG AATCAAAACAGCAAACATCGAACATACGTGTATGTGCTTACAGTCACAGAAACGCTGGAGGACTGGGAGGACTCTGTTAACATTG GTCGCAAGAGGAAGTGGTTTAAAATTGATGAGGCAATCCGTGTGCTGCAGTGCCACAAGCCAGTCCACGCTGAGTACCTACGTAGACTCACCCCTCACTGTTGTTCCACCAATGGAAACTCTCAAGAGCCAACCAGTCCGGATGATAACGCAGTCCTCCACCAGAGCACCTCACACGACTGCACTCTGCCCCGGTGA
- the nudt4a gene encoding nudix (nucleoside diphosphate linked moiety X)-type motif 4a isoform X1 yields MENLSSLDYVMKFKPNQTRTYDCEGFKKRAACLCFKNDREDEVLLVSSSRHPDQWIVPGGGMEPEEEPCGAAVREVYEEAGVRGTLGRLLGVFEQNQNSKHRTYVYVLTVTETLEDWEDSVNIGRKRKWFKIDEAIRVLQCHKPVHAEYLRRLTPHCCSTNGNSQEPTSPDDNAVLHQSTSHDCTLPR; encoded by the exons ATGGAGAATCTTAGCAGTCTGGACTACGTGATGAAGTTTAAACCGAATCAGACCAGGACGTACGACTGTGAGGGCTTCAAAAAACGAGCCGCATGTCTGTGTTTCAAGAACGATCGGGAAGACGAG GTGCTGCTTGTGAGCAGCAGTCGGCATCCAGATCAGTGGATCGTTCCAGGAGGTGGGATGGAGCCGGAGGAAGAACCGTGTGGAGCAGCTGTGAGAGAGGTCTATGAAGAG GCTGGTGTAAGAGGCACCCTTGGCAGATTACTAGGAGTTTTTGAG CAGAATCAAAACAGCAAACATCGAACATACGTGTATGTGCTTACAGTCACAGAAACGCTGGAGGACTGGGAGGACTCTGTTAACATTG GTCGCAAGAGGAAGTGGTTTAAAATTGATGAGGCAATCCGTGTGCTGCAGTGCCACAAGCCAGTCCACGCTGAGTACCTACGTAGACTCACCCCTCACTGTTGTTCCACCAATGGAAACTCTCAAGAGCCAACCAGTCCGGATGATAACGCAGTCCTCCACCAGAGCACCTCACACGACTGCACTCTGCCCCGGTGA